Proteins co-encoded in one Marinitoga sp. 38H-ov genomic window:
- a CDS encoding class I SAM-dependent RNA methyltransferase, with protein sequence MNYIALCSLGLEKILSNELKKLNYTIQNANEGMVEFSGEDLDYYNLNLRLRTAERIYIKIAEFYAETFDELYEGIKDVKLSYYLPKNGKIIIDKVRTSKSSLYNQSVIQSIVKKSMIDKLKKEYRINSYNEEKGIYKFRVYIKKNKVTITLDTTGEGLHKRGYRKLVSEAPLRETIAAAMILMAGWKRKHVLIDPFCGSGTIPIEAALYGLNIAPGLNRNFIFETWHNFNSEKFENFRKKAISEIKYNDLKIYGFDKEFKMIEIAKKNAVNLEEYIHFEKNNMESIKLDYDEGYIITNPPYGDRLGDKKHAEKLYEQMRYLKKNYPNFKYSIITSHEKFEDYFGYKSDKKKKIVNGKQTLYIYEYK encoded by the coding sequence ATGAATTATATAGCATTATGTTCATTAGGTTTAGAAAAAATCCTTTCAAATGAATTAAAGAAACTAAATTATACTATTCAAAATGCAAATGAAGGAATGGTAGAATTTTCTGGAGAAGATTTAGATTATTATAATCTTAATTTAAGATTAAGAACTGCAGAGAGAATATATATAAAAATAGCTGAATTTTATGCCGAAACTTTCGATGAATTGTATGAAGGAATTAAAGATGTTAAATTATCATATTATTTACCAAAAAATGGAAAAATTATAATTGATAAGGTAAGAACTTCAAAGTCTTCATTATATAATCAATCTGTAATACAATCTATAGTAAAAAAATCCATGATAGATAAATTAAAAAAAGAATATAGAATAAATTCGTACAATGAAGAAAAAGGCATATATAAATTTAGAGTATATATTAAAAAAAATAAAGTAACAATTACATTAGATACAACTGGCGAAGGATTGCATAAGAGGGGATATAGAAAATTAGTTAGTGAAGCACCATTGAGAGAAACCATAGCTGCAGCTATGATATTAATGGCAGGTTGGAAAAGGAAACATGTGTTAATTGATCCTTTTTGTGGCTCGGGAACGATACCAATTGAAGCTGCATTATATGGATTAAATATTGCTCCTGGGTTAAATAGGAATTTTATTTTTGAAACTTGGCATAATTTTAATAGTGAAAAATTTGAAAACTTTAGGAAAAAAGCCATTAGTGAAATAAAATATAATGATTTAAAAATATATGGTTTTGATAAAGAATTTAAAATGATAGAAATAGCTAAAAAAAATGCAGTTAATTTAGAAGAATATATACACTTTGAAAAGAATAATATGGAGAGCATTAAATTAGATTATGATGAAGGATATATAATAACTAATCCACCATATGGAGATAGATTAGGAGATAAAAAACATGCAGAAAAATTATATGAACAAATGAGATATTTGAAAAAAAATTATCCTAATTTTAAATACTCAATTATAACATCACATGAAAAATTTGAAGATTATTTTGGTTATAAGTCTGATAAAAAGAAAAAAATAGTAAATGGTAAACAAACATTATATATATATGAATATAAATGA